The genome window ggttttagttttttaatcatttgtatatcaatatcaattactcgagatagacatatgtacatatgtatttatatgtatatgctaatgaaatttgggggtggtgtctaattcagatagatatatttgtacattagacCAACGATATTTAATAAACGAACcgtttatgtacatatgtaagcTTTTGTATacgaagtaaatcagaaatatgcgTATGATCAATTTTTATGTACAATACTTGGTAATAGGTAATGTTCATTTGTTTAGAATatgcataatatctatgtctgcaATATAAACGTTcattttgtagtttgaaaaaatataaaggaacatTTTGGGGTTTTAATAATATACCAATGGAAAATAtgcatagaaaatttctcacgTAAGATGAACATCAAACCTTTATAACTAAAGCaaaagcttccggtatttcgacttgttgaatttttaatttttcgcagATTCATCATTCCCCCTTTGGAAACGTTCAAAAATACTGTCAGCCTTTTTTGGTTCACAATCGGACATCCCAATTGTCTCCAATCCACATAACTAACAATTCAATTTAAAAGTATTATTGAATTAGTTGTGACATGTACCAACCCGCAATTAATAAGTAGGTGTGATGTTAAAATGTTTCTTGCTATTCCTTATTCGAGCGGTTAGCTAAAACTATAGTGATCTTCGCTATCTTATCTTCTTGTGGGTTGACTACAATGGAAACAAAATTATTTGAGAGTTACTCATTGCTAATGAAGAATTAGGTAGAGAAGACTGCCCTTGTTGTCCCCTTTTTGCACCTATGATTCTATCACCGTATATTATCGtatcctgtgtatattttccctattTCAGCTGTCTTTCAAGAAGATTTCTTCGGCAGATCATTAGAAGTTCGACCATCATTGTTTCTCTCTCCTTCTTCTATCATCTGTGGCGACTATAATCTCCCTTTGCTCTCTTAACCGACTCCACCCTTGGCAAGTTTAATTTTCGTGAGGCTAATTTCGAAGGCCTGTTTGTATTCTTTCCTTGTAACGTCTGCGATTTTAACCAGTCTGGTTCAAAACGTTACTGTTAGGAAAATTTCCTGTCTTCAGGAAACCATTctgatttttcttttcaaaactgcGTTCCATTGTCAAAATATTTATACTTAAGTCCAGAAATGAAAATCTGGCCAGTGCTTCAGTGGAGCGCGAAAACATCAAACCATTCTAGTCCCACATTCGAAATTTTCGCAATCCCGCCAAGTTATCTCCTCCTTTCATAAAATTTTTTGGCTTCCTTACTAATTGCTAATAGGTTAGCGTTAAACATAAGCAAGTGTTGTTTCATGCCCTACTGGCTCAAAACCACTTCCTTTTCTTACTCTATTGACAGATATTCCTTATCAAATCCGAACTACATTTAAGACCTCGCAGTCACTTTCGACATTAAACCGCATTTCGACACCACTCACTAATGTCAGGCTTTCTGTTTCACTCCTCAAATCTTAACTGCTTCCCTCCTTAATTCTCTTTAACTCTTTCGTTAGAAGCATCCTCAAGTAGTGCTCCGTGATATGGTCACCTTCTTGTAAATATAAACCTATTTATGCCATAAAATTGTTTAAAGGCAGTAAAACTTTATTATAAATTGGTTAACAAAGATGAGGCACTAACGCGATGCTTGAGTAGATTTACTCCAAGCTAGCAAGCTAGGACAAAAGTTTTAATTCGATTGGATGGTCAATGGGTCCTTAATCAGGTTCTAATAGCAAAACTGTACTCGATATTGCTGCGAACCTTGTAGTAATTTATCTCAATGATACTTATGATGATATAATGCAATTAATGAATAAGCTTGGTATTACAATGGCATTTTATTGTTATAAATTTTGCTGATGCCACGCGTATAGCGCAGCCTGAGCGGCTCCCCCTAAAGTAGCTAGAGACGCCCGGCGAGAATATTTTTCACCAAGAAAGAATGGGAAGCATAATAATGTTCCTTTTGAAAACTTACTGTAAGACGTAGGCCTCGTAGATTAGAGGTagaatatgaatatgaatttcTAACGCATCTAattttcaatcaatcaaatcCAAATTTGAACTGTAGCTGTATAATATTTTCTGGTGAAGTATGTAGAATTTCTCGATTGACTAAGATATAACTATTTTTTGACCGATTTTAGagaaatttttttgtttcggaaaaaaaagtaaatttttgttttatcaaattgacgccattttgttaaaaatcaaTGTTTCCAACAAATCCTACGTACTTCACTAGATTTTTATGTctactttttggttttttttttcctgtAGATAAAAAATTACGGACTCCAAACTTTAAACCGTGGAGGTAATTGAAGAAAGGGTCTTGATTGAATCAGCTaagcgccattttgtttttaaataatgtaaaaatatttttttctaatataTTAAGATCTCCGTTAACATTAACCAAAAACAgaaattaatttgtttttcttttataaatcgtAGAAAATGATTTCTATCGTTGAAATTGATCCTGAGTAACAGTTTTCCACGGTATAAAGGAATAAAGCTATAATGTTTGATTCAACtggaaattttcataaaagtttacAGTATAGAGGATATGCATATGACAATCTAAGTTGGTGACAGATTTAAAGggaagaatttaaaaaatgattcTAATCGAATTTTATTTACCGAAATAAAGTTTTTACCTAGACTTTGTCTAGGGTAAAGTATCTAATGATAACTACACATTTAAGACTTTGTCCACTATCTGCGTTGTAATGGATAATTGATTATTTTCAGTTAAGTTGAAATTTAATTTGGTGTAATGCACTTTAGCACTAGATGTTATTTAGTGGCATACGTTCTCGTGCTATTTGCTAGTGATAAATTCTTCTAAATTCTAAATCCACTTTTCTCTCTTCTTCGATCTTTATATGTATTGTTCTGATAGATCAATCAGATCAATCTCATTCTATAGCAAATGGCATCCTTGATACAAAAACACAAACGATCTTGACCACCACAAGCGGAGGTAAGACACATTTCAGTCCCATTGGCCCGCTGCACCTTACTGCTGAAGAATGCAACGAAATTTTAATGAAACGGGCTATGGCGGCATCAGCCCAAAATCATGCGATTACCAGTGCAGACGGTCAACATGCAGGTTCGTATAGTATGATGTTAAGATCATTGAAGCAGCGTTATGAATGGTTTGTCTTTGGTTATGAGCTGTCTGcttgtaattattttaattattcattTACTGTGTTCAAACCCATTCAAAGCCCTGCACATTCTTTATGAGAATTTCCGAAGTATTGATCTGTATTATGCTCTCTATTATCGATAGATGACATTTTGCCAGGAATATCTGTACAAGTTCAGAAAGTAATCCAAGGTTTAGAAGACACCGAAGATTCTCAAGCGACTTCCTCAACACACTGCAAATTGGAACCGGTCCTAGAGATTTCACCTAAAGTTGAACTACCAGATGTAAGGAAAAACTCAAAGACAATCACGATATAAGAGTAAAATATTCTTTTATTTGCAGCCAGAGCAAACTCAAACTGCGACCACAGTGGTGAAAGAGAGACCTTATTCTTGCGAAGAATGTGGAAAATCATTCTTGTTGAAGCATCATTTAACTACCCATGCACGAGTTCATACTGGTAAGATATATGTGCATTCAGTTATTTTGAAAGGATTTTGTCGAAATTGAAAGCCAGTTTAAATGTTGCTAGTTTGGTCTTTTGAAATTGTCGAAACTGGGAACATTcatctattataaatatttgatcCTCATTATGAATTCACAGGGGAACGTCCTCATGTGTGCGTTCACTGCGGGAAGAGTTTTGCTCATAAGCACTGTCTAAATACACATTTGTTGTTGCACTCGACTGACAGGCCGTATCAGTGCAGTGAGTGCAAGAAAAGTTTCACTTTGAAACATCATCTTCTAACTCATTCACGAGTGCATAGCAGAGAAAGGCCATTTGTTTGCCAGGAATGCGGTCGATCGTTTCCCCTGAAAAGACACTTAGTCACGCATAGTAAATTCCACGCCGGAGAACGACCTTATGTTTGTGAAGAATGTGGAGAAAGCTTCGCGCAAGAAAATCACCTTATTATGCATTCAAGGTAaatttgtacttatgaataataaaggaacaaaaaataaattttctgttaAACAAACAGATTTCATGGTTCCTTAAACCCTTTCGTTTGTGGAGATTGTGGTGCTACTTTCCCTAGGAAGTTTCAGCTGGTAAATCACGGGCGTATTCATGGAAAGGTGCCGCATTCTTGTACAGTTTGTGGGAAGGAATTCCTGCAAAAACGAACCTTAATTTCTCATATGCGGtaaaaattttcttaaaataatTCCTTCTAGCTAAACTCACTTgtattattatttgttaagaATCCATACTGGCGATCAGCCTTACCCTTGCACCGGATGTGGTGATGGCTTTCCAACAAAGGCTGAATTAAATCAACATATTCGAATGATGCACGGAGGCATAAATCCAAACTCTGCCAGTACAACTGTTGTGGCGGGACACGTGGTAGCTGCAActcaacagcagcaacaacaacagcaacaacaacagcagcagcaacaacagcagcagcagcaacaacaacaacagcagcaacaacaatcacAAACACAACAGGCACAAACCATACACGTAAATGTAGAATAAAGCGAATTTATTGCAATGATGAAGGGCTCATAAGAAATCTCCATTTGTAGCTACAGCATCAACCACAACAGCAACAACCGCAAACCGTTACAGTAGTTAGTAATCCTAACAATGCTTTAGTGACAACCATCGCAGCCTCAGACTCTGCAGGCAGGCCTCAATACGCTTGCCGGTATTTATTACTAATTACCtacaatttaaaaaattgaaacctaTCTATATCGTATTTTGCAGTGAATGTGGGAGTGCCTTTAATAGTCGTGAAGCTTTGGCTCTTCATTTGCGACTGCATACCGGTGACAAAAGCTTAATGACTGACTTGTGCGCATTAACTGCTGCTTTGCCGGGCCATTTTCTAAATCCTTCGAATATAAATCAAGGTAAAAATCATCCTGGAAATtgtaaatagaaaaaatatagaaatgaaGCAAAGCAAATGTTATGAAATATAAGGGAGTAGGCCTCAACTGAGCAAAGCAAAGAACAGTTTCGTTGTTTAATAGTCAATAGTTACATCAGTAAGTGGAATGAAACCATACCTATAGCGTAACCAAATTAATATTTAACAATGTCACGTCTTACTGagtagtgattttttttttcgggaagTGAGATTCATGATGAGTTTTGTCTAAGGACCGTTTTTATCTACTTTTTTCTTTGGAACGGAAGGACGCCCAGATAAAGTTAGGATTAATTCATTGCCATTTCCAGCTTCTTGTCAGCATGTATGACCCGTATTGGCGGAATGATAAATCACCGTTAccaattttacattttatttatgGTTGTAATGTAgaaaaaactattaaaaaaatcagaatgCAATAATTTGAGGTTTATTCACACTTCACAAGAGATGATGTATTATTTGATTATGTAAGTTTTTCGGCCGGTTTACCAATAAAATTGGTATTAACTGCATCAATGTattgattttctgaaaattttcgcCTTTTTGGTTCAAATGGGCGAGTTCGCTTAGATTTCGAATCTTTCCTGTCCATTTTTATCTAAAAAATACAAGAGCGCACGACGAAATAGAATTTTGCTCTGAAATTCAAAGTgagacaaaattttgaaaatacaagTTCTTATAAAATTAATATAACGGTAATATTATATAGGGCAAAGCAATTGCGCGACTGTATACAACGTACGTGAATGTGAGCATACGGAGCGCGCTTGTTTTAATCAGCTATAATGAAAACGTTCTGATCTTTTTCAAATCATTCttgagagaatttgctatcgaAAGTTGTATAAAgatcaattttttgaaattggtaAAGCGTACTACCCCCTGAATAGAATCAAATTATTACTCTCCGGTTGCTTTCATAATCTATTAGTATCGTATTTAACGGAACGACTCACctgaaaagacacattgagGGGAAAAATCAGCAACCTAAACTAACGGATGGATGATCTACAAATCGGTGCCTACGTGGACTTATGGGATTCAACTATGTGACTCTGGCAAACCATCCAACTTTAATTTGCTTCATCGGTCTCAGTATTAAATGCTGATATTCCGCAATGTTGAtctatagaaaaaaaatttggagaCCAGAACAATAATGGAGGAAATTGATTACCTCGCTAATAAAAACTCTCCAACATAATGGCTAAGAGAATTTTGAAAGATTTGATCCCTACACCTCAGGAAGCTCTCTACAGTAGTTTGAAAATCTtaccttttttttaaataaattaatattgatCACCACTCCCTAAAATATTGCTCTTTAAGTTACtctaaattaaaggaaaaaagtataaataaaaaaatacaattaaatTCTAAAACAAAATTCCCAGCAACGGCATGGGatttaataattatttattaagGTGTTCTGGTTTCATTCAAATGATGCTTGTTTTTAAGACTGAGCtagattttataatgaaaattcgTTTCGCCTTGAAGCTGAATCTAATTGTTTGTGAATTAACTGTAGGTATGGCGACGGTGGTTGCAGCAAATCAAACTGTGGTGTCTCCAAATGCGGTACCAGTACAAATAATTTCATCAACTGGGCAAGTAGTTAGTCAAGCTGTAGTGCAGAGTACTCCACAACAGGCAAATGTTATGACGGCTGTGCAACCAATTCAGAGTGCTCCTAAGCCGAAAACGCATTTTTGCGTGAGTTGCGGAAAAGGATTCGCGGCGAAACATGGCCTCTTACAACATAACCGCCGACATCCGAATGGTTCATGTACCCTTCGTACCCACGTTTGTGAGTGTGGAAAGGCTTTCTTCCAAAAGAATCATCTCATGTTACATCAACGGCAACATCTGGAAACGAAACCAAATACCCAACAGGTTAGACTATGAATAATATTGAAATCGGGTTGTTACTTAACAAGTGGTTCTCgattttattttaatgaaaattagaTAACACAAAGCGAAACCCCCCAACAGGAAGCATTGAatcagcagcagcaacagcagcaaTCACAACAAAACGCCCAGCTAGCCAATCAACAAACACAACAAGCTCAAACGCAGCAGCATACGATGACTCGTGAGGTGCTGATTGGAAACCAGCCAGTACACGTGCAGGTTCTGCAAGGCACAAACACGGCACAGGTTATTAAATATGAAATCAATATACCCCAAGAGGCACAAAACTTGGAGTGAAATCGTGAAATGTATCTTTTATGTACAAGAACGTGAAGTAATCATTACGTGTGAACATTAGTTGTATGGTGGTTTCGGATTTGAGAGGTTAGCTTTTGAATTGCGTGTTGAGCTATGGATGGCTTTAAGTTTGTATGTAATTGAATCAAAGATGCCTCAAAGCTACTGAAACTTGTATCAGGGATGGTTTGATAAGTAACTAAACTCATATTGTGTTGAAAGATAGAAACATGGCAAACTACTGTGTTACCTGGTGAATCTCCAAAGTTGATGTTGGAATGGAAGTCGGTAATTTGATTTATTAACTAAATATATGGAATAGTACGAGATGGTCTGTTATCGTTATATTCGTCTGTTCCGTGTTAGAAGTTAATAGTTGAGTTCACCAAACTTATCACCAAAGTACCATTCcctattttaattaaatcacTCATGGTACATCATCTGCCCTAACAGTAATTCTTTATAATTATGACGAACTAATTTAAAAAACTTATGTGGCCATCCATGCAACAAGGGTAAGAAGCAGTGAGGTATAGTGCTCGGAAGTGCTCCGAGTAATAGTGGGACATTATCTGCCCAGAAGTGTTTGTGATCGAATCCCAGATGGATATACGAGAATATAgtgtaaataaagaaaaacaaagctAAGAGAATAATAGATTTCATGTACTGCTCTTCTGTTACCCACTACGGGAAATGTAGTCCATTGAATAAACTCTAGCTGCAAACGCGGAAATAATAAGTCACATCGCGAAGAATACATAGTAGATAGTAAACCTATTTTTATATGTAATGGACAGTGAATTTAATTAGAAATTGCACATTTAAGATCATTACTGgaatatatttttatgtaatAAGGATAAAAGAAAACGCTGAACCTGTCACTACTATTAACCGCATTTGATAAAAAATAGCGTTAAAATCCTTACCCTTAAACCCGATACAGAAATTTAATATAATGAAGCTAAGATATACAATAACTTTAGAAGCGTTGTAAATAaattgtaagtttaaagtaGATTCTTAATCGGTTTAAAACTGTTTTAATTAGATGATATCCAATCGGAGATTGCCAGCATGCAATATATTTGTTTTCACAatacaaattattttatttcaataattcGATTTTTTGTGTGAGCCCAGTTTGTGCCTATGTGCTATATTCTCTACATTCGTTTAAACAAACtagggaaactggaagcttgacgcttcataTATGAAAGGCTCTGTGTTTTGTTGTTATGAACTTTGGGCTCACTTATATGGCAGTTCCATTTGTAGGTTCAgaggttcaaaattaaattttgcaaTGCCCATTTGAGCAGTTAATTCATTTTTACATCGATAATTGTGCGTTTCTATATCTGGCTTTACAGTGAAAGTCGAGTATTATTTAACAAGTACACAGAAGTTCACTTGCAAATAACTATTTGGAAATCGGAAGTTTTGTGTAATCCCTAGCTAAGAGTATATGAGAGCACGACGGTTCAATTTGTGCACAGCTCTTAGTATGTTCCCTTATGTATTAAGTATGGCGGATtattcacttcaatgtgatactaGTGCAGTGACTTTAcgcgaaaaacataattttgacctactaAAACTGTTAAGAATAGTGTGATTTCTTTTAAACCTTTCATTATGGTCTATACTTtcgcaaaattaaaaaaataaaaggtattttgaagcttagatTTTATATAGGGGGATCATTATGTTTTTCTCTCTCTAATATTTCGGTTGGAAGCTTTTGGTCAGATCAGTACAGTAACGATATGGCTCTAAGTTGTTGTCGTTAGAACTTTTTCccgttttcttcaattttttcggTGGAAAAAACTTGTTCAAAGTAATTTTTCAATTCATCGTCAATTGATCGTGTTGTTCGAACACAATTACCTGAGACGGTAGAAAAGGTTTCAGTGAGAGGGCACTTGCATATCGAAGTTCGATTCCGTGACATGAACTTCTTTGCAAGAATGAACGGTAGCAGACGTCCGAGGAAATCCACTCAAGCCCAGGACCTGCTTATCCATATTGTGTGAAGGGATCTTCATGTTTCAGATTACGTCAACTACCCGTGGAAGCTGGGCAATCTTTTCATCACTTTTcggtttgcttttatttatgttGCATATGGCGGTTGTATGCCTACAAAACTTACAATTAAAGGTACGACCCCATATACGCTACGCGACGCGACACTACATTCATCACAGCTGCCGCGACGCCTCGCCGGGCATGCCTCTATTGCACTAACGCGGCAGCCAACTACAAACCAATGCATATGACATTTAACAGGTGGATGCAAACCAAAATTGAAGCAATGAATTGAGTTCATTATATGGAAATGACACGCGACACTGCCAAATATTCTCTGCCAGGAACTCGCACTGCGCAGTGTCGTTCAGGGGTGTGTACTGCTACCCACAAAatgatataaatatattttgacaGGCAGTACAGCTTGTGGCTGCGTCGGGTAGTGTAGATGGGGTCGTACCTTTATATCGGAAAAACTGTCGCATAAGTTTATGATTTGCGAAATAGCACGTTGAGTGGAGGGTCAGCGTTTGGGTAGGGTCAGTTATATTCGACTATCTTTTGGCAAACCTTATGACGGTCTTGTTTTTCTTGTTGAAACTAAATATTGTAAATTATTTTCGAGATTTATGCTGCCTCATTCTCGCAGAAATTGGCCAAAGGGTGAACACTATTATCCGAAACTTTTGGCTTGAATAACGAAGGATTGACTGGCCGACAATGTGCTGCCCAAAACCCTGATTTCCCATCGACGATCTCTgagaaatcaaatcaatcagTAAACCTAATTTCACAAACAAAACGGATCTACAAACCGCTATTGAGTTGGAGTGGGAGAGACTCAATGGATTTGATTGCTTGGCTTGTTAACTCCATGCTTCAACGATGTCGTGCACTTATTACTGCGAAACGATATGCGGCAAAATATTGAACTGTCAACATGAACCTttgtcatttttgttttttttttattaaaacattCGTATTTTAAATTAGCGAGCACTTTTGTATTTTCATCCAAAAAATTGAGGGAAACCATAAAAATGAAAGTATTATAATTACTTTATAACAACTTGGTTTGGGAGATGGTTTATGTGAAGTAGGCGTGTGTAAGTGTCTGCCGTATGTGTATTATGAGCTGATGTCACGCACACGGCAAATCCACGTTTGTCTgatacaaaaataaagaaaaaaagattttttctgaAATAGAAATATATTCGACGCAGACGTCTGACTGTCTGATATCTGATGCTGACTCAGACATTTATCTAACTGATGTGTGAAACAGGCGTAGAGATTTATCTGATGCGGGAAAAAagattttgtctgaaacagacatttgtccgACGCGACATTGTAATGTGTGATAGGCACAGACACTTGTCTGATGCAGAAAAAGGTTTTATCTGAAACTGGATAGACCGGGGTAtcttcggaaaagacgcattgatatctgcgctttgcaagaaacccgatggtctggtcccAAAATCTgggacatagaacgcgaacgcggtaaaaatggctagaaATTTCTCGACTTTGGTAGCTCACACATTGCCATCTGAGAGGGTTTccttgatgtcattaaagaagccgaacGATTTTATaatgctgatgaagctcaccactatatcagctgatcacattatccacttcttcaccgcctatgcaccacagacagatcaacatgatgccgagaaagatgctttctggcaacttctcgatgaaaagacttgtaagGTGCCtgttgatgactatatcatcatcgccggtgaccttaatggtcatgtgggtgaaaaggcagacgataacaggtgccatgggggaaggggtttggagcgcgtaatgagggtggcgaCCGTATAGTCGAATTTATGAACACCCATGAGCttgcacttatgaatacatagttcatcaaacgattgtctcatttttaagcttttttttgcaaaacaaaaccttattaaaatcggtttaatgtctgtctgcctgtccgtcagaCGTCACAAGCacgtttctcagaaacggctataccgcttgacacgaaatttggtgagaaggtggaaaccgAGGACCCCCAGacgtgcagtgagtgatatccttctaggttgaatttagggggggggggtccccatacatgtaagaggggggtgtacaatttttttcaccgaatgtagccatgtggggtatcaaatgaaaggtctcgattagtacttttcgaggccggtcttagttttgagatttgttaaaaagaacctacccaaccgaaaaatctgaaaaaattcatgaagttgcctctatatggtgtccaggcctcaaaatactctccatatcgatatctattcaaattaagttaataatagcaaatTACCATATTGTtggagaaattgagtaaaacccccattaagtttatcccagagttataaaagttggtagtaggataaaaaaaaatgtgaagcatattattctcaagtttgatcaaaatcatactattactaacaaagttacagtagctcaggttgactctcccctgtaaatttactgcaactaaatatcaatatcacattgaagtgggtagtcagacatgctaaatgcaaatgcataacgggctacgtacaaatggaatagttctacacttaaatatactcacagaagaagcaaacgaaacctttcatacctgaggcgccgaacttccggtttcccgacttgttccacaatttatagtggaaacagtaaaacgcaaattacCTATATTCTCATAGGACGCCAACACGCCCTGTGGGACCATCGcccctcaacatcggccgctgattgccgtcctgcgaattatgCCACCGatgaaacagcgtgaggaacacactggcgcaccgcgcattaaatggtggcgatttcgtgagaaggaaaaataaatgatctcacttacccgATTACCATTACGAAAGGAAGAATCgtagaatcaaatgaaagacacgatccacaaagcggcctatgcaaccctcggggtcgccaagccaggtaagcggtaaatcaaccgaaatacttggctttgtaaTGACGATGCTGAAATGAGATTCGCGCAAAGAAATGcttctatcacaagtttctcgatgataaaatgctcgccaattggcaaatttataagaatgtcaaccgtgaagcaaagaaagcagtcactgtcacccgagcagaCCATCacgaaaatctttacgataaactggacactggagatggcgagagagatctgtttcgtcttgccaaaagccgaaatgaacgcacacaagatCCACTTCCGAAAATATTGCCGAAATTAGGGAcaattccacctatcagcgcaattgaagtcgaggaggcaataaaacgaatgaaatcggggaaagccacaggacctgacgacattgcatctgagctctggaaaacgaagagctgagacccaacactgtggctcagggaattctttaaccggattattcaggaagggagaacaccatctgacgcaagaaagcaccacagttccaatatagaaaaagaaacttaatccagcagaatgctcaaattaccgTGCGatatggttactttcccacaccatgaagatttttgaacacatgcttgacaaccgtattcgcgaaatcgttgaaataactgtgaatcaagccagatttgtcaagaactgtggaactactgacgcaaggcacgctgcgcggttactcatggagaaacaccgtgagaggcgtcgcatttctggatctggagaaagcatttgaccgtgtgccacacgaactgatctggtatactct of Hermetia illucens chromosome 4, iHerIll2.2.curated.20191125, whole genome shotgun sequence contains these proteins:
- the LOC119655579 gene encoding zinc finger protein 135-like isoform X3, which codes for MCAAQSNATQSFGYTWGFADNSRTESVVEISPNINYTVSSEAMPYLQLADGITVQKDLKGTIAHTNKGVVRRMFVVNDAFPGATQRVITTGGTAIKKQDVISIGIDKNSNGILDTKTQTILTTTSGGKTHFSPIGPLHLTAEECNEILMKRAMAASAQNHAITSADGQHADDILPGISVQVQKVIQGLEDTEDSQATSSTHCKLEPVLEISPKVELPDPEQTQTATTVVKERPYSCEECGKSFLLKHHLTTHARVHTGERPHVCVHCGKSFAHKHCLNTHLLLHSTDRPYQCSECKKSFTLKHHLLTHSRVHSRERPFVCQECGRSFPLKRHLVTHSKFHAGERPYVCEECGESFAQENHLIMHSRFHGSLNPFVCGDCGATFPRKFQLVNHGRIHGKVPHSCTVCGKEFLQKRTLISHMRIHTGDQPYPCTGCGDGFPTKAELNQHIRMMHGGINPNSASTTVVAGHVVAATQQQQQQQQQQQQQQQQQQQQQQQQQQQQSQTQQAQTIHVNLQHQPQQQQPQTVTVVSNPNNALVTTIAASDSAGRPQYACRECGSAFNSREALALHLRLHTGDKSLMTDLCALTAALPGHFLNPSNINQGMATVVAANQTVVSPNAVPVQIISSTGQVVSQAVVQSTPQQANVMTAVQPIQSAPKPKTHFCVSCGKGFAAKHGLLQHNRRHPNGSCTLRTHVCECGKAFFQKNHLMLHQRQHLETKPNTQQITQSETPQQEALNQQQQQQQSQQNAQLANQQTQQAQTQQHTMTREVLIGNQPVHVQVLQGTNTAQVIKYEINIPQEAQNLE